One genomic window of Globicephala melas chromosome 8, mGloMel1.2, whole genome shotgun sequence includes the following:
- the HIKESHI gene encoding protein Hikeshi isoform X1: protein MFGCLVAGRLVQTAAQQVAEDKFVFDLPDYENINHVVVFMLGTVPFPEGMGGSVYFSYPDSNGMPVWQLLGFVTNGKPSAIFKISGLKSGEGSQHPFGAMNIVRTPSVAQIGISVELLDSLAQQTPVGNAAVSSVDSFTQFTQKMLDNFYNFASSFAVSQAQMTPSPSEMFIPANVVLKWYENFQRRLAQNPLFWKT, encoded by the exons GTGCAAACAGCTGCACAGCAAGTGGCAGAGGATAAGTTTGTTTTTGACTTGCCTGATTATGAAAATATCAACCATGTTGTGGTTTTTATGCTGGGAACAGTCCCATTTCCTGAGGGAATGGGAGGATCTGTCTACTTTTCCTATCCTGATTCAAATGGAATGCCAGTATGGCAACTCCTAGGATTTGTCACAAATGGGAAACCAAGTGCCATCTTCAAAATTTCAGGTCTTAAATCTG gaGAAGGAAGCCAGCACCCTTTTGGAGCCATGAATATTGTCCGAACTCCATCTGTTGCTCAGATTGGAATTTCAGTGGAATTATTGGACAGTCTGGCTCAGCAGACTCCTGTAGGTAATGCTGCTGTGTCTTCAGTTGACTCATTTACTCAG TTCACACAAAAGATGTTAGACAACTTCTACAATTTTGCTTCATCATTTGCTGTCTCTCAGGCCCAGATGACACCAAGTCCATCTGAAATGTTCATTCCGGCAAATGTGGTTCTGAAATG gtATGAAAACTTTCAAAGACGACTAGCACAGAACCCTCTCTTTTGGAAAAcataa
- the HIKESHI gene encoding protein Hikeshi isoform X2 — MFGCLVAGRLVQTAAQQVAEDKFVFDLPDYENINHVVVFMLGTVPFPEGMGGSVYFSYPDSNGMPVWQLLGFVTNGKPSAIFKISGLKSGEGSQHPFGAMNIVRTPSVAQIGISVELLDSLAQQTPVGNAAVSSVDSFTQAQMTPSPSEMFIPANVVLKWYENFQRRLAQNPLFWKT, encoded by the exons GTGCAAACAGCTGCACAGCAAGTGGCAGAGGATAAGTTTGTTTTTGACTTGCCTGATTATGAAAATATCAACCATGTTGTGGTTTTTATGCTGGGAACAGTCCCATTTCCTGAGGGAATGGGAGGATCTGTCTACTTTTCCTATCCTGATTCAAATGGAATGCCAGTATGGCAACTCCTAGGATTTGTCACAAATGGGAAACCAAGTGCCATCTTCAAAATTTCAGGTCTTAAATCTG gaGAAGGAAGCCAGCACCCTTTTGGAGCCATGAATATTGTCCGAACTCCATCTGTTGCTCAGATTGGAATTTCAGTGGAATTATTGGACAGTCTGGCTCAGCAGACTCCTGTAGGTAATGCTGCTGTGTCTTCAGTTGACTCATTTACTCAG GCCCAGATGACACCAAGTCCATCTGAAATGTTCATTCCGGCAAATGTGGTTCTGAAATG gtATGAAAACTTTCAAAGACGACTAGCACAGAACCCTCTCTTTTGGAAAAcataa
- the HIKESHI gene encoding protein Hikeshi isoform X3 → MGNQVPSSKFQVLNLVNYFKVFQDTMRKWLSASVRENSSDIYSGELCGEWATEEAKIGIAGEGSQHPFGAMNIVRTPSVAQIGISVELLDSLAQQTPVGNAAVSSVDSFTQFTQKMLDNFYNFASSFAVSQAQMTPSPSEMFIPANVVLKWYENFQRRLAQNPLFWKT, encoded by the exons ATGGGAAACCAAGTGCCATCTTCAAAATTTCAGGTCTTAAATCTG gttaactattttaaagtgtttcaAGATACAATGAGGAAATGGCTCAGTGCCTCAGTCAGGGAGAATTCCAGTGACATCTACAGTGGAGAATTATGTGGAGAATGGGCAACGGAAGAGGCCAAGATTGGAATAGCAG gaGAAGGAAGCCAGCACCCTTTTGGAGCCATGAATATTGTCCGAACTCCATCTGTTGCTCAGATTGGAATTTCAGTGGAATTATTGGACAGTCTGGCTCAGCAGACTCCTGTAGGTAATGCTGCTGTGTCTTCAGTTGACTCATTTACTCAG TTCACACAAAAGATGTTAGACAACTTCTACAATTTTGCTTCATCATTTGCTGTCTCTCAGGCCCAGATGACACCAAGTCCATCTGAAATGTTCATTCCGGCAAATGTGGTTCTGAAATG gtATGAAAACTTTCAAAGACGACTAGCACAGAACCCTCTCTTTTGGAAAAcataa